From Erigeron canadensis isolate Cc75 chromosome 5, C_canadensis_v1, whole genome shotgun sequence:
ATTTCGAAATAAGAATCAAATTAATTCCTAGCAGTAAtaatattgtgttttcttcAATTGTATCAAATGTCTTAATTATACATGGAAATCTAGTACTCGTAATTAAATTGTCATTTCATATATGACCTTTATATATGACAAGCTAGCTAgtactgtatttttttttattattttttttgtctcgaattaaaatttttatctttGTCACACGGAGAATCAAATATTGTAGCAGAATAGCATGCATGTCTCCATATAGACATATGTTATTGTACCTTTCAgtagggctgtaaacggttcggttcggttagttagaaatttcAAACTGTTAATTTCGATTACCCGAAAAATCGGTTAATTTTGGTTTcattttcggttaaccatttattaaagttgtactaatataaagtttaagttttcaattataatagtcaatttacattgtattACTTAATATTTTGATGTAAAAtagttatttaaatattttgttttataaatagtaTACATTATATCTAACTTTGAATTACTTTTTTTCTAACGTTATATTTATGTAATACAAGTTTCTATTCAAGAGTATTatgatttactacttaaaatgtcttctatatgatattactaatatttttgataaatattttaaacaaagttaacaactttttattaaaaggaGTACgtatacatataacaaaattactTAGATTATCCAAAACTAATCATAGATTGTGAAAAAAAGTTAGtaaaaattgttaatattttaggcaacaaatacaaaagattaactaaatagatatgtaaataaTGTATTCATATAAtacatatgtgtaaatatacatatatatgattatatgtagacatatataaaaatttggttcggttcggttaaccgcaAGAATATTGAAAACAtcggtttttttgttttcggttttttcgggtttcgttttttttagttttgaatttTTCAGTTTCGGATCACGCGGTTTGaaccggtttttcggttttccggttcatttcttaccccatacctttcatattaataaaaatataattacaaataatttttttgtacAATAGTACAAAACCGCATGTGGGACCTTGAGGGAGTAAATCTTGATATTATGTAGTTTGTAGTACATGGTTTTTCATCGGAAAATCTTTGAATATTTCTAGTAAATATTGGACCACTTTGACTGGTCTAAAAGAGTAAAGAAATAACTTTTCTCATTGGTCATCCATCTCTGGCcccacaactttttttttttcaatatatatgtttCGTTAATCTTTACtatttagaaaaattatatgtatatgttccTTAGGCTCCTTGTctctatattattttttttatgagtgAATTTTATCTCAGATGTGTATTATGTGTGTTAATTGTATAACGAAAGGGTCCCGCACTTATTAAATAACCTTTCTTATCATACCACAttttttattggaaaataccgtcgagAAGAACCTACCAAGGCTTGAACTTGAGACCTTGAAGTAAACTCCCCCGGGGCCccgcatagcaggtttagtgaaacatTCTTGGCCACTCGAGACTAAAACTCTATTTTATTTCAACATCTTTATATCATCATATGGTTTTCTTACTATGTAAATAAAATCTCATTTCATTATGTTAGGAAATGCTGTTTAAATAACAGGAGCAATTAATTTGTTAAATCTAgagtgaaaattaaaaatgataaatattacACGAggttaaataatttaattacgaaatacaattttttgtacatagaatatatttaataaattagttCTTTTAAATTTCCTTAATTTCAGTCGAGTTTTTATTGAGTCATTTGAGCTTAGATCGAGCTCAAACTCAATCGGGCTGAGTTTTTATCATTTTCGAGCTCAACCTCGAGCTTATAAGCCGAACTTCAACTAATACCAACATCAACAACCATTTCACATCAAAGCTGACACGTTTCTACAAGaacttttgtaaaaaataattgCAAGAATTCATTTTGAACCTCGTCTCTAGTACAATGACAATCAATATCAAGACATTATTTAGTTTAATCATGACAACAAGGAATAGCTGCAAGCCTACAACTAATTTGTTTGGTAActtttgtttctatatatatatatcacaaaaaaaagaaataggCACTTGGTATTTAGTGTAAATTCCCTAAGGATGTTTGAAGCTAGCTAGGTAACAATTCGATCGGCGGGGTTAAGTTCTCGAGCAAATTTTTTAGAACTAGTCACCagtaaaaaatcattttatatgtTCATTTCAAATATTTAAAGGGAGGAGAAAAAATCATTTTACCTTCACGTTAAATGCACGTGAGAAAGTTGACAAAGGCCATTTAACGACAAATAGACGGAGATCGATATATACCAGGACGACtgatatataaaagtaaaatttagGGATTAACTACACGTATTAAAAGTGAGAAAATAAGTGTATACGATTACAAGTGAGAAAATGATAACCACAAAATTAAACGATTTGTCATATACGATTACACTCAactttatctatataaatactacTCCTATATATACATTGGTATATATAATCAAagcttataatataaatataaaacagtAATACTACAGAATTAAAGCTGTAAAAATGCCTAGTggtctcatatatatatatataacactacgTATAAGTGTCCatctaattaaacatattttatcCAATTTGAGATGAATAGTTAAAATTAGCAACTTCACCAAGCAGTTGTCTGAAATCAAATCCTGTAAAAATATCATCAATGGAGTCCGTCGTCGTCGCTTCACCACTATTTTCAGACCAAGTAGCATATTCATTTTCCATCAAGAATGCACTAGGAGATGACAGACCGTGATTCTCTTGAGAAGACGATGAATTAACATTAATTAAACCACAACTATATGAACTTGATATCATCGGTTGTTGATAATCCGTTGTCATGTAGTAATCCACAAtgtggttattattatttacaatgTGTGGAATGTGATCGACTACTTCTTGTTTTGGTAGAAACGTTGGAGTTGAGCCGAATTGCATTGGATTGATGGAGGTAACGCTACttgtagtagtagtagtgatGGTAGAGTTATGTGATGCCATTAGTTTCTTCTTTAATTTGGTGTTCCAGTGATTCTTGACATCGTTATCGGTCCTTCCTTCTAAATGAGACGCTATGACAGACCACctaaaaatttaaatgaaatcttcaatatataataataatcttaacaTAATACTCCGTatgtaagatatatataaagttaaggGAGAATTTCATACGTCTTTTCCTTATAAAGGCATATCATgcatcaacattaatattatgtatatatagccAAACATGTTTATTATTTGTGTCTAGCTAGCTACTTATGCCTTTCCATAAGGTAGACATATAGAAAGCAGAAACTTTGTCACCAAGTGATTTAGTGTTATTTCTTACAAACCGGAAAAACATGTCTACTACTTACGGTGAGCGGTGAGTTTATTTGCTTATTAATTAGGATGAATTCACAAATTTGTGAAATGTATtgattttttaacattaattctTGATTTTCTGCTTTTACATAACTTTTTGTGTaaattgttttctttatatGTTATATGCCAATTAATATAAGTTTTCTTACAAGGTACGTAAGATACATTGTAATCCTATTATTGTCTTAGTCAAATGTAAAGTACAATTGTTTGTTTCAACATTTGCAATTCCTAGCTAGATTGTCAATACCAAGCAatcatttttctaaattttaataGTATTACGAAGAAAACAAACAGTAACTAGTAATCTAAAAAGTCTCCCCTTAAACTAACAGTCTGACGAGACTATAATTATAAGAAACAAACACCAACCTGCTTCCAATATTCGCATAGAGAGATGAGATAATATCGTCTTCTTCTTCGGTAAATCCTCCTAGCTTTATATCGGGTCTTAGATAGTTTAGCCATCTCAACCGACAGCTTTTCCCACATCGTTTAAGCCCTAACacgtcaaaaaaaaaaaaccattttacTTGGGAGCAGTAGAAGGCAAGCAGACAACAAGTTTCGCCACTAGCTATAATTAATAGGATTAAAAAATGGATGAAAAATATAGAAATGACAACTTTATACATAAGACTAGCTTAGCGTAGCTATAAAAGAGGTACAAGATATATCCACATTAATAATTCAATCAAAgtatgaaaaaaacaaattggACTTTATAAAACTTCATCATCAAGAACAAAGAAATTAATTAaggattttgtgtgtgtttgagaAAGAAATCGATAGAGTTCGAGAGATATATCACCTGCTTTATGAGGCAAGGAAATCCAATTGCCACCAGTGCCATGGTTTTGaatatgatttctaaggatggaATCTTCTTCAGGTGACCATGGTCCTCTCTTCAGTTTTGTTTTATCACAACATGGAGACCTACCCATCTTGTATATTATAAGCCCTAAAATCTAGCTAGCTTATATGGAACTTTTTCTTCAAGATGAAGTTATAGACTTATATAGTTACCACTTCCTATATATATGGCCTTGATAGTTGATAccactgtatatatatatatatatatatgtgtgtgtgtgtgaatgtgagaaaatattttatctatataatatgTTAGAAAATGAACAAGTGAACTTGGTCTAAcctttttaaaaatgaagtaaaaaTAAGATATGGTGATTGGTGACTTTGTCCAATTACTAAAGTGATATTACTGGTTGACTTTTTGAAACGTTATactttgtctttgttttaggtGGGTCATCTTTcgtaaaaattagaaaaaataaaaggtagGGATATTGTTATAACAATAGTTAATCTACGACCAGTAAGAAATTTATTTTACGACTGTATAATGCAGATATCGGTGTGTAGATCGCAGCAATATCATTCCACAAGTAGTCATATATCCCAAAAGGTGATATCAGTTTCTTAAGTAACTTTTCATCTCATAACTCAATTTTACAAAGGACTTCTAATCGGTACATCAAGCAACCATTAAGCTAGCtatatcaagaaaataaaaaataaaaagacaataACAAACAAGTTTAAATCTTAATGACCATAATTATTCGTTGCTCTACATAAATGGGCATAGTAATAGGAAATAACAAACGGGAAAACTTGAAAATCCATgtaatataaaattcaaaatggaaaaaacttaattatttttGGCAAACGACTTTCGAATAAATACATATCGATCACTGTTGTATGGTGAGTTTCTAACCCAACAACGGTTGCGGTCAGTTATCTAAACAGGATGCCGCTTAACAACAGtgtcaaatgaaaaaaaaaccacaaactCCCGCCTAAACACAACTTGATGATTTGTAGGAATAAAGCTCGTACTTGGCATGTAACAATCGTCTTaaaaatgttctaaataagttcctcgaatcgtactttcgccattagaacggctagacagttcaatttatttaagttcttgacgtactttagacccaattatgtgcttatatgaatgTCAaattgatcttaaatcttgatttatatgacgagtttaCAATTAAATACTATGAGATACTAAAGTTTGGTTCGTAAATGTTTGTGTTCATGAAAGTTCTAGTTTAAAATGTTCATAAGTAGTCCTTGCacttattaagttcatttattatgggaaGACTATAAATAGATGAGTTTAGAGaaagaaaaccctaattcatcatcttctccatctctcCACTCTCTCACTAAAGCACACACCAAAacaccataaaacacacactagagcatcttttgattttgaaacgtttaatcaaaatcgtttgtacttttagcatccttgtgttaatcaaaacacacttcttgaatcatttctcaagtaacaacaacatttgatgggtttttaagcaaattaaaaatgtactttttcaagttcatgttcttgatgatttggtccaatttttgaatgaaaatcttgttaaaagttaatgggtttgtgtctaaatgtatttaataacatttgtatgaacaaatttgggtcataacatgctttaatctacaaaatccatttttgaaaatgaaagtacaacttgttcttgaaggcCACGAATTGTTCATGttatatttgatcttgaaatcattaaaagtgttattggttagtgttattgAGTATATTGTACTAGTTCTATGTCCCAACAAATCCTGAAAATCGATGTAGACATTCATTATTGTGCTTGTACTTATTAAGGTTGTTCTTGAGCTAGGACGATCTCCCTAAGATCGTCCCAGGCTCttggtgtgtttggttgttcattcGAAATTGTTGTGTTTGGGGaacacacacttcttgggtaactaatcttctAGATTAGTTTTGCTCAAACAATTGATCTTGGCGCCAAGAAGATCTTGGCGCTAGGAAGATCTTGGCACCAGGAAGATCTtgtccctaggacgatcttggtcctagtgttcctaggacgatcttggtctagcgttcctaagacgatcttggtcctagtgttcctaggacgatcttggttcagtgttcctaaaacgatcttgttcTATAGCTTGGCATTCACGAACTTAAATCAACTAGATGTTGTACTTAACCACTAAACCAGTTCTTAGCTTCATTACATTGCAATAATATACGCCAAAGGCTGTATAAACATCATTGCTCAATCCTTGACCAAAGTACATTAAAGTCATGATTCATCTTAATCATTAAAGTGCAAGTTCTATGAACAATCAAACtaagttcttaaggctaaagatcgttattaaagacatgttcaactaattaacattataattacatatgtgtgagttcaaagacgttcagatcAAGTCCAGTTCAAGTACCTAAGTTCATTCAAActcattttgagtcaaaacgttcaaagatcatcgtgggccaaatcatcagttcatcaaggacatttcaatgaataattaatcacatgaactaatatgcgtacttatttatgatcaatgacttatacttaggcttccatcaagacgtacttggattttgatagatataacttatctatctctgtgcttgttctctgtgcttataaactgtgcttgtaccaaatcactgtgagttcactaatccccctttcgtacattttaaGTTCTTTTATCGgtgactgaaaagcatgaaaactattttgtacttatatatatgttcttaaaCTATGTTACGTACTATCTTATGATCTTAAGGGATATGTATGATATGATTCTTAACTATTTAAAAAGgggtatttaagtcttgaatgggcaagatccataaatacatttataataCTGTACTTGTTCTTTACCATGTTCTAGTTCTTAATTGTTCTTGTTCAGTTCTTATTCACtactatcaattcatatcccaaaGTTCAGGGATTGAACTGTAgataattatggacagcgctgtttagggtaggcccactcTCATTCTCCgtagttctggaggatgcatattatctgttcttgttctgatctagatcttacTTGATTTACTTGATTATTATGAGCATATCTACACAttacagttcagttctggccaatcgggttagtaGTGAAAATACATTTACAGTTATTATTTGTTCTTGTactgttcttactattacaaagtacttttgttaaacgtacagatcttatgaccttgttcttactctacgtattatttatatgtataccaaatagtactttatgtgaatctcaccaactactttcgtagttgaccttttgaacttacatgcttttcaggctagactAGTAGATcttttagcataggagtcttcctcttgTAAGCTCATCTCATTTGGCGACTGTTCGAGCATGCAAGACCAGGAGCTGTGAAGACTTTCCTTTGCTTATTCAATTCCAGACTCGGTACTTTAaaacaattgttctgtcttttgaatattatctaTTCTGGGTATAccccatgttctgtaataactattaTACTTCTTATCTtcttaatgttattggctgtgttggaacttgtactgtgtacAATTATGCTTATCtgtacatcccgtatattccgctttagcggagTGTTACATGACAAGACtcgaactcgcactttgatataATTCCAGGTACCTTAGCATTAGGCCAGTGGGTCAtgggatgaaaaaaaaaaacaaaatgaaagttataaaaattcataacaaaatttaaattttcaaaaggaTGCATGGATGATACGTACCACCCGTGTCTATATCTATTTCGACGATTTCTACACAAGCTATTATTGTCTATAATATGTTACTCGTTATTGACAATCTATTATATCTtgtcttaatcttaatatatattataagacagttgaactaatgacttattaaccaatcaaatcactcaatttcatcaaattgactctcacttatgttatcatttagattaactataacttaaaaatcataataatcattatccaaatatattattatattagtatttatattaacttgtagaaaaagtctcattaatttacacatttttgtttttcatcaataatttatactttttagccctgaatacttaatttacaatcatttaaataattaattgtctaaaaaaactatttcaaaacctaatgacttattagcaaatattagattagatttttataaattataaatattaatatttagtttaatatttaatataaacacaatttgaactctagatacatatcccaaacataataacagatgacgatatacaacattcTTCTCCTAAACACAATAAGAATTACAAAACATGGGACGATCACAGAAGAAAACATGATTTACAACAGAAGgatacttgaatactaaatcttaatcaatatgaactccatgcaagattcattctatctctggatcaaaaaggtacattattttctccttttttaaatattagttttgcgtaaagttacaattttcactcaaatcaagagtcctaattgttatcaaaaaatataaaaacaatcctaattgttatctaattatcataggatatgtgataaaaataaacatatgcgtgttatagGTTTGCATCATGATCAAGTACATATAcgtgaatgtcaagtacatgatcacaagtaattttatattttaattcttatatatctatcataataatatcacattatgagtacaactggtttcaaataAATCTattatagagaaattattatagcatgtgccatgtggaatgactacggcaaaacaattccatcaatatgtctcagctaataatgacagtgacgaacctatgattattgtactataacTTACAAAGTATAACAATTAGAACCGTATATATTCAAAactataagtttttatgacttaaacgtatgaagatctaatattgataatatcgtaaatctaaCATTCaactgtatatatatgaatccggttttttaatttaatgttgtATATCCTAGCCtagtttataaaaaagaaattaagtgttcgtatattagtatattacaaTGGATAGAAACACttacttttaaataaatgaaaccATGCAATTAtgcaaatataaaatatatgatacGATAAGAATACTTAACCTTGTAAAAAGTTGTTTGTCGCAACTCGCAAGTTCtacttttatgtatataaaaaaaacaatgtgttccacatatatatttaacttgGATGGGAACAAGAGAACCTGGTCAATGTGGATGCTTGAAATGTCAAATGTTCGTAAAGCTTTGTTTCGATCATTTGGTCAGAGAACACATGTGTTCATACTTCATACACTGACCACTTAAATTTTGTCCATAGAGTTCATAGACAATATGTTTCTAATATTATTTGAGAATTAATGTTTACCTTACTACAAATTGTTACTACCACTTACGTATATTTCTTAAATTCCACATAAAGCCCAAAACTGAAAAACTGTCTTAATTAAAATAGTATATTGTCTCTTTTGCTATGTTTAAGAATTATGAAGTTCCCTTTTTGATAacattctttttgaatttaCTCATACACAGGTGCAGGTAAATCCGAACTTAATCATGTGATGAATTTAATCATAACATTTTTGGATTTCTAGTCGTGATAAAAAGTCTTGTCTTTCGTGGCCCTTATGGGTAACAAGTCCAACTTTCTTATCGTAACTGTActcttttgtttatgttttggcATCTTGCTGAAGcattgtattattattaatattaatgctaaagctgttcaaaaaaaaaaaataatcatgtgATGGGTCATGGGTAGGGATGTTATCGAGTCaagccgagctcgagctcgactcgaacCATATTTGTTCGGCTCGAGCTCGGGTCGATAGCTCGACGAGCTTTCAGTGTGTAGGCTCGAGTTCGACTCGTTGGACCTACAACATGGCTCGAGCTTGGCTCGAAAAGCTCGAAAAAGGTTCGAGTTTGACTTGtgtctataaacatgactcgaGCTCGGGTCGAAAAGCTCGAAAATATATATcacttataacaaaatttatacaaatagcCCTTGTAGAATTAGAAACTTACTATTTAAGAACTACattgtggtggtggccgaaaatttcaaagaagaaggaaaaaggggATTTTCAATCTAAATCTTGGATTAGCTCATTTAAccttgaggtattgaattcccttgatttagtttttatctttcttttgaaattagggttcatggatgaaccaaatttgaggtttttgctagaaaatgaattatggttaattttctcTAATTCCTTAGTTAaactagttgtcattgagttataagatgtgtttgattatgaaattgataaattcatgtgatgaattgagtttgtaagaaaagatgaatattactaGCTATTGTtatgtgaatgaaaatggtaggttgaactacctaatggtatggttaaagatgaaagtaactcaatgacaaatgagttgggttttgggtttagaaaaggctagtgattgagaatggTTACGctgaactagtcaagttgtgaatgtaagcttatgtaTTCTACGATATGATTTTAGgatgaagcttgcttgtgcttgttgttTAGCGTCATtctctttgttgcggaggaggtgagtatatttgcatatctttatgtttatgttgggtcaattaccatgaaaTGTGAAtattccaagcatggtaattgatttggcatgaagcccatgtggggcattgtttatgaggcctaagaacctccggggcctaagaatcccgatagacatcattgtttagcttatattgatctatatatgtattgtttgtgtgcaaggtgaatgtgtaaatgtgacatgacgatgccataggttacatgtgaaagtccttgtactatgccctccttcgtattcgtaaatgtatgcaagtatattcactaagcctttgcttatattttagttgtttacactcttataggtagttccggaagaaggaactagtgttgttgatttgaagaaaaattgaattagagcttgaagtaacctttggaagatcttgaaggtatttaggtcatcctTGGATGGATGACAATCTTTTGGTATAGATACCTAGTTGTCTCTCTCCTTTGGCTCATGGTATATTTTGTTTTGGAGTCATGTTTCGGTAACATTTCTGTAAATGCTCAAGTTGTAAAGGTTTTTTGGAAGTTGGAATTGTCGCATTTGGACGATATTGTTgccaaaacgggtaaatgacccgttagggTTGATCATGGATTTATGAAACAAACCATGTTgtaattgtgtttaaaatgtATCTATGAAGTCGTTATAAATCTCTAGAAAGTGTCTTTCAGCTGTTGGTTCGAAATTTGATGGTTACGAGTTGTTCATGGTTGAAATAAGTTTTAGGGTTTCTGTCAGGtggtccactgcggcgcagtgg
This genomic window contains:
- the LOC122600926 gene encoding transcription factor RAX2-like; the protein is MGRSPCCDKTKLKRGPWSPEEDSILRNHIQNHGTGGNWISLPHKAGLKRCGKSCRLRWLNYLRPDIKLGGFTEEEDDIISSLYANIGSRWSVIASHLEGRTDNDVKNHWNTKLKKKLMASHNSTITTTTTSSVTSINPMQFGSTPTFLPKQEVVDHIPHIVNNNNHIVDYYMTTDYQQPMISSSYSCGLINVNSSSSQENHGLSSPSAFLMENEYATWSENSGEATTTDSIDDIFTGFDFRQLLGEVANFNYSSQIG